From the Hemicordylus capensis ecotype Gifberg chromosome 1, rHemCap1.1.pri, whole genome shotgun sequence genome, the window GCCATTGTTCACTTCAGCAACTGATCTGCatgtggcagggggcgggggagtgagTTACAGGTCCATTGTACCATCTTCCATTGTGGGTACACCTTTGGTTTCATGTCTATAGCAACCAGGCAGGACTATATTGCCTCTTTTCATAGAGATGGGAAGGATCCAAATACTTGAGACCTGCTTGTTGATTTGTGGGGGTTTTTGAAACAGGAATTTACTTTGCCACAAGAAGAAGCCCTTTTGAACACGATGGCTGCGCCTGCAAATGACAGACAACTCTTGCTTGATTACAATAAGATGAGGGAAACCAACTGTTTGATAGAAGGAACAAATGAATCGACCTGGCTCAGGCCTCAGAGGAGACACTATCCTCAATCTAACTGCTCTTCAGAAGAGAACTATAGAAAGGAAAAGCACAAATATGTCAGTGACAGAACCTCCTGGATCAAAATAACTCCTCCTAAAAATAGGGAAAAGAGGCATTTTCCAGAAAAAAGTAAGTTCATATACATTACATTGCAAATAAACATTGAGCTATAAGTctgtgaaattttttttaaatcacaggtTGAACTCCAAGGAACAGCTAGATTAGCGTCAGCCTGCTACCCACCTGCAGTaactatttaaaatattcctGATTGTGTACTTAATGCTACCAGGCATGCTCAGCTTCTCCTTTAATCCATTTGGGTCCAAAAGGAGAGCAGAATAGTATCTCGATATCTGTCTAATTTATCTATCTGtctcatagatagatagaagcagaGGTACTAGGGTTtgtcttctatatatataattatctaaggcatacccgtggctaatcccgtgcatggcagatcttgtgagagtttgcaagcagaagcactgtggtgattgggcagtggagattccatatgcagatagggaggaggagcctgtgagaggagaagcaccatggtgattgggcagtggggattctatatgtagatagggaagaggagcctgtgatagttaaagtcagttggagtgcaactgttactggttggaagatgttcttgattgtagaggagaggaatccatataaataaaaggatagtgggcaggggtctgctaggagaggggttgtgagagaggaaagagcccctgcaggagaaggaggctgccgttgtgtgaattagatgaggaaacaagatgaacaagatctgttaactcaggaagagggttggggagagagagagaaatagaaagaaggaagggggggaataaagacagaggggaagagcaagtggaggagaaaaaaagatagagaaagaagggaggggaagagagaaagggggaagggcaagggacgggcccaaaCCTGTCAGTGGCCTGTGGGGAAGGAGCAGTCATGACAGCACcaaggaagggctcagtcaaccgctgctgctgtttggggctactgaggccattggcggagagaggcaggcaggcaggcaagggatgggcctgggcctgggcctgggcctgtcagcagcctgaggggaatgagcagccatggtggtggtggcggcagcagcgaggaagtcaactgctgctgctgctgctcctgtggggaggagcagggttcgggtaagggtggggaggtctctggggatagggggctgcagcttggccaataggcgccagcaacgctgcaggcATTactgtgagggggatggagtaaaagggatggaggagtgaccaagaggggtgaggggggtggaagcaaatggatagaggaagaggagcaggagtgcagctcaggaaagagggtggagagatctctgaggtgaggggggctatgGCAGGGTGTGAGGGGTGCAAttaagtactagcgcgcagatgttctgcatgggttaagctattTTACTGTATTATGTTTAATTTCAATGCTGCCCTTCAGTATAACTAGTCTCAGAGTAGGCTCTCAAGCATAAGCAGGAGTGCAGACAGAGGATATACAAACTCAGATTATGCAAGTCAGGTGAGGCCTAGCAGTCAGACAGGGTTACAAGGCAGGCAGCTGGAGCCACAAGCTCATACAGGTGAGAACGAGGAAGGAACCCCACTCTTCCTAAGGCAGCCCTCCTTCCGAGGAGATATTCTGGCTGTTTTGGGGAGGAAGACCCTGGGCAGCCAAGCGTGAATGCCATCTTCACAGCTGGAGTTCACTCCAGGCCTGGTGGTGCCTCTGCTCTTGGGGGCCTGGGGACAAGATAAGGTGCTTGAGGGAAAGGGACAAGCCCCACCTGAGATTCTAGGTTCCCAGAGCTCCAGGACTTTTCTGTGGGGGTGGCCAGCTCTGGTTGCCCTGGCACTGCTGGTTCTGGTGGGCTGCCATCTGGACAAGGATTTGGGCCAGGGCGGactcctctcctccccaaaccaggtctgctcaacttcggccctcctgcagatgttggcctacaactccaataacCCCTGGCTAGTGGCCACCAtgtctgggattatgggagctgtagtccaaaaacagcagtggggggtgccagttgagcaggcctaccccAGACTAGCGCTCCAGGTCACTGTCCAGGTGAACCATGACAGAgggaaaacttgaggagcaactcctcacttaaaatttttgtgagggagaggaaagacacttttgggggTGAGAAAATATGTCTTAAGTATTGAAGATAAgcgttattaggtttggtgggatgagttcagtaaaatgatggGGGGATTCCTCAGATTCTTGGGGGGGGGCGTATCTGCAGCCCTGGTCGTATAAgaaaaacacaacaataaaaatcaaactgTAAAACTGTCTGTTTGGAAGGGAATTACAACCTAGAAATGTTCGCCTTTAATACCGGATATGTGGAAACTGATTCAATAGTGAGGaaatttgcacatgctcagagatacTCTCTTCTTTAGTATGACTTCATAGCTGAGTCTTATTACTGTAAATAGCTGCGGAAGCAGAAACCTGGTGAGCCCCCCTGACCCAACTGCACCCCTTGTAAAACAGATTGCTGGTGCTGAATGTAGTCAGATAGCAACAGAATGAAATATTATGCCATCAAATTTATTTTAGCTACTGCTTTCAAAACAATGAGAGGAAAGGTGAAACTTATTTACCTAGTTATAGTCTTATCTTGCATGGCCTACAGTTATGTGCATGGTTTTACTTTGATGGGTAGGATAAATGCCAGTTTAGTACCTGTAGAACTGAAACATTTGCTCTAAAAATTTCTCCTCAACATTCTCCATGGGGAATTACTACTGAATATTCTCTGGTTGTGTGGCTATGCAGAGATTATCTGATATTCAGCATCAGCATGATGTcttgcaagcaacagaagaaggtAGTACAGTATGTTTTACGTTGGCTTCATTTGTTCAATCAGAACAATTACATCTGATGTCAAACTCCGATTCCAGAATTTGAGTGTCAAATGTTGAGGTCAAATTTCAGCACTAAAGACATAACTGTACACTTTTTGATCATTTGACAGATTCTGAAAATTTTGCACACTCTGTTTCTGCTCTTTCCTGAAATGTAAAACTAACGTTACTTTCACATGGTGGAAGCATGTATTGatcctcccaaaaatatgtccctgacagttTCAgggccctcagagacatattttcaggaggcacagtgagctacagaggaaagAGGAGGTCAGCTAAAATCTCCCTTTCCCCATTGCACACAGACAACGTTTTTTGGTatgcacagtgttagtctggatgtcagccaatgtctatAGAGTACATAGGGCCAGCTTCAGAGGATGGTGAGGATGAGCACTTTCTCTACTGGCAAAGGGCCACTACCATTCTAACAGTACCACTATTCTCAATTTGTATAATGCATCTAAGAAGATAAGAGGCAACATAAGAAAATTATGGGTTTAACCCTCCCTTCtaggtaaaaaaaacccaactgaaGGTGCCTTGTCTGAAAATCTCCAAAACCCTAGATAAGGggatcccaaccttgggtccccagacattgttggactacaactcccattattcccagccacattggccttgttgtagtccaacatgtggGGGCCTTcagttattgtggctgaggatgatgggaggtaattcaacaacatctggggatccagggtTGGGAACCGCAGCCCGAGAGCTTTATTTTGGCATTGAAAGTATGTGACATTTTCGACCCTCTTCAGTGCCACACCTACTTATc encodes:
- the SPATA45 gene encoding spermatogenesis-associated protein 45, with the protein product MAAPANDRQLLLDYNKMRETNCLIEGTNESTWLRPQRRHYPQSNCSSEENYRKEKHKYVSDRTSWIKITPPKNREKRHFPEKNHAILDDLFLDSYVPA